From Hominilimicola fabiformis, one genomic window encodes:
- a CDS encoding DUF1700 domain-containing protein: protein MTKEEFLDEIKKELGFMPYEEVIKAEKYFESYFNGSEADEKVIERFGSPKYAAQNYYRTHVANSNANIKPPKKNGVGIWALIIILILLSPILIPLAIAVGFFAVAIIFGILCIFPFAFFSGVSMWLGGAGMILKSFFAHAGFANMVMQIGVGCIFFGLGLFIAWATVVVCIKLFPWIIRKIVALGSRLFNKKA from the coding sequence ATGACTAAGGAAGAATTTTTAGACGAAATCAAAAAAGAACTTGGATTTATGCCGTATGAAGAAGTAATAAAAGCCGAAAAATATTTTGAATCATATTTCAACGGCAGTGAGGCGGACGAAAAAGTGATTGAAAGATTCGGAAGTCCTAAATATGCGGCACAAAATTATTACAGAACGCACGTAGCAAACAGCAACGCAAACATTAAACCGCCAAAGAAAAACGGTGTCGGAATATGGGCATTGATAATTATTCTTATATTATTGTCGCCGATACTTATACCGTTGGCAATAGCAGTCGGATTTTTTGCGGTAGCGATAATATTCGGTATATTGTGTATTTTTCCGTTTGCATTTTTCAGCGGTGTTTCAATGTGGCTCGGCGGTGCGGGAATGATACTTAAAAGCTTTTTTGCTCACGCGGGATTTGCAAATATGGTTATGCAAATAGGTGTTGGATGTATATTCTTCGGCTTGGGATTGTTTATAGCTTGGGCGACTGTGGTTGTATGCATAAAACTGTTTCCGTGGATAATCAGAAAAATCGTTGCTTTAGGCTCAAGACTTTTTAATAAAAAAGCGTGA
- a CDS encoding PspC domain-containing protein, whose translation MKKLFRSSTDRKICGVCGGIAEYFNIDSTLVRLGVVLLSCLAFGTGVLAYIIAAIVMPEA comes from the coding sequence ATGAAGAAACTGTTTAGAAGTTCAACTGACAGAAAAATATGTGGCGTGTGCGGCGGTATTGCCGAATATTTCAATATTGATTCCACTTTGGTAAGATTGGGTGTGGTATTGTTATCGTGTCTTGCATTCGGTACAGGTGTGCTTGCCTATATTATTGCCGCAATAGTAATGCCGGAGGCGTAA